A genomic window from Phocoena sinus isolate mPhoSin1 chromosome 20, mPhoSin1.pri, whole genome shotgun sequence includes:
- the PTRH2 gene encoding peptidyl-tRNA hydrolase 2, mitochondrial — MLSKPLVMEYLTNPGALSMAAGIACGMCLGWRLRERFRMIPKSSVSETDTDTGREASILGEGGEYKMILVVRSDLKMGKGKVAAQCSHAAVSAYKQIRRRNPELLKQWENCGQPKVVVRAPDEKTLVELLTHAEILGLTVSLIEDAGRTQIAPGSRTVLGIGPGPVDLIDKVTGHLKLY, encoded by the coding sequence atgCTCTCCAAACCCTTGGTTATGGAATATTTGACTAATCCTGGTGCACTCAGCATGGCTGCCGGCATTGCTTGTGGCATGTGCCTGGGCTGGAGACTCCGAGAACGCTTTAGAATGATCCCCAAGAGCTCGGTGAGCGAGACAGACACTGACACCGGAAGAGAAGCAAGCATCTTAGGAGAGGGTGGGGAGTACAAAATGATTCTTGTGGTTCGAAGTGACTTAAAGATGGGAAAAGGGAAAGTGGCTGCCCAGTGCTCTCATGCTGCTGTTTCTGCCTACAAGCAAATTCGAAGGAGAAACCCTGAATTACTCAAACAGTGGGAAAACTGTGGCCAGCCCAAAGTGGTGGTCAGAGCTCCTGATGAAAAAACTCTAGTTGAATTATTGACCCATGCAGAAATTCTGGGACTGACTGTAAGTTTAATCGAAGATGCAGGACGTACTCAGATTGCACCAGGCTCTCGAACTGTTCTAGGAATTGGGCCAGGACCAGTAGACCTAATTGACAAGGTCACTGGCCACCTAAAACTTTACTAG